Below is a genomic region from Prunus persica cultivar Lovell chromosome G3, Prunus_persica_NCBIv2, whole genome shotgun sequence.
GTTCATGTTGTTGTTGGAACCCCTGGTCGTGTATTTGACATGTTGCGGAGGCAGTCTCTTCGTCCAGATTACATCAAGATGTTTGTGTTGGATGAGGCCGATGAAATGCTTTCTCGGGGTTTTAAGGACCAGGTTGGTTATTTGTATTGTGGTTTCGATATTCGTTTTACTTGATTTGGCCATTTAGAGTTAGATGGCCTTTTATATTCATTATCTTAACTACTTGAATGTTTTGGTGGTCAGATCTATGACATTTTCCAGCTTCTGCCATCAAAAGTTCAGGTTGGGGTGTTCTCTGCTACAATGCCACCTGAAGCACTTGAAATCACGAGGAAGTTTATGAACAAACCTGTGAGGATCTTGGTGAAGCGTGATGAGCTCACCCTTGAGGGTATCAAGCAATTTTATGTCAATGTTGATAAAGAAGAATGGAAGCTTGAGACACTTTGTGATCTGTATGAGACCCTGGCCATCACCCAGAGTGTCATTTTTGTTAATACACGGCGAAAGGTGGACTGGCTTACTGACAAGATGCGAAGCCGTGACCACACTGTCTCAGCTACTCATGGTGACATGGACCAGAACACTCGTGACATTATCATGCGTGAATTCCGCTCTGGCTCGTCCCGTGTTCTCATAACCACTGATCTTTTGgctcgtggtattgatgtgcAGCAGGTATCTCTCGTCATAAATTATGATTTGCCGACCCAACCAGAGAATTACCTTCATCGTATTGGTCGAAGTGGAAGGTTTGGAAGGAAGGGTGTTGCCATTAACTTTGTGACTAGGGATGACGAGAGAATGCTCTATGACATTCAGAGGTTTTACAATGTGGTCATTGAGGAGCTGCCATCAAATGTCGCTGATCTGCTCTGAGgagatgattttgttttgcttttctttttgaggCAGATTTTCTTTATCCTGTTTTGAAAGTACTATTTTAAtgcttttttgtcattttgttttttttttcatcaatttatgcTGTCAAACATATCTAACTGTTTAATGGTATGCGCCTTCTTGCTCAATTTCGTCGTATGAAAAAAAGACTTTTAGGATGTCTGTCTCATACTTTGGCTGTGCTTCTGGCTTTTTGTTATTTGGTTTTCAGTCAGTTTTCTGTTgtacctattattttgttcttaCCTTGAGAATTTAGTACACAAGAGGGGTAATTTTGCTCTTACCTTGACAATTTTGTCTATGTTAATGGTTGCATATATTTGCTTACGTAAAAGTTACTAGTCATTTATTTATGAGATTTCTTccatctttaattttcttttgtatttttaaccCTTTAACAACTCACCGataaaaagaagggaaaactCAATCTTGATAGGAGGATTTTTGTtctccaagaaaaaaaaaacaaaggaactTGAACGCATAAGAGGGCTTTACCTAAACCCAGAGCCGGCCTTGACTTTTGGGTGGCTCTAGGctagaaatgaaaatgaggCTCATTTCTCTTTCATTCTCCTGAATATAAAAACTAATatggaaataaaattatgcaattaaATACAATTTGGATAAATAAACATGGCTCTAGTATTGGTCATATAATCACTGTCCTAATctgaaaataaacaagaatGATGATACGAATAATATGCACTCTTCCATATTTCCTTGCTAAATAATCTACTAACAAGAATTTTTGGATAAATAATGGAATTTCTAGTCCCTATTGGCTTTCTTTCATTGATTGCTACTTTTAGCAATTAAAATactttttggtaattaaatacttaaataCATGCAATTGATGTTCGTATAttacataattttcatttggaCTCTTCAAAAACACTTGTAATCAAATTTGGGGCCTCCAAATGCCAAACTATTGAAATTATTCTCTAAAATCATATTCTTCAACTTAGTACATATATAATAGGCTAAATTGTAGCAATGGCTCCCGGATTGAGGTGACGGAAAGGACGATTTCTGAAAGTGGATGCATAATTAAAGTACCATTGTAAATATTTAGCAATATGAGAGACAAAAAGTAAAGTTTGATCTTAGTCCAGGAACCACTACTACAATTTTgcctatataatatatataatttggggCACTACAAATGCGAGACCCATGGCCATCGCCCTCCTTGCCCACCCTCATGGCCGGTACTGCCTAATCCAACACTTTCAAACTTATATTCTAGTATAGTTATatagaaaacaaattcaaactttggcgaaaaagaaaaaaagaaagcaaattcAAACCAATATCATTGATAGAGGACAGTTGTGGAAGATAACCACAGGTATTTTTAAACTAGACTTGagtaaaacaaaatatgaaaattttgaaagtgagaaaagaaGCTGGAGTTgagagaattttaaaaataataatggtcTGTTTGGATGAGGAATTTAGACGAGATATTTGGCCTTTCTTAGGATTTATAAATCCACATGGGCTAAATAAATTGTTCGGTAAGCGCTAAAGGAGGAACTTGAAAAATGACTTGCAATTTGAAGGAGGGCTTTGTAAAGCCCAAATTCCTTTATGAAGTAACGCCTCACTATTATCAGTATTGCAACAACTATTCATTATACCCTTCCTACAGATTTTGGGAAAGCATATTTTGATAAGCAACTTAAAAACTCCTCATTATCATGGATTTATATAATTCTTCCTAATTAGGAAAAtacttttctctttcccttgAAAAGGAACTCCTACTTTTGTACAATCACAGTTTGACATGTATATagagatttttgtttttacatttatgattaattatttttactaTATGTGTTAAAATGTGATTTGTTATAAGTAAAAATACCTTCCTCCAAGAAGGGGGGAGTCAGTGTCCTTGTTGAAATAGTATGAACTTTCAGTGTTTTACCAAATAGACAATTCCGATCATAATAGGAAAGGCACCATTGCTTGGATATCAAGCAACCAAAAGGTTTTTGTTTCCTAtataagtaaagaagaaagatCGGTATACCAATAAGCTCTATCTAATATCTTCTTATTTTCTAATTACTGAACCAAGAGATTACGGTACCACCGCACAGCAGTTATCAATGGAGTGGTCTGAATCTTCTGATCAAGAACAGACCTCCGGCACCACGGTTGTCTTGGCATCCCTCACTGGCTTAGCAATTGGAGGGTCACTTGTGGCCATGATAGGGTTCAGCATCTTGGCCTCAGTGGCACTAGTTTTGTTGACCGCCAACATCACCCTACTACTTTTTGCTGTCTTTGCGTTTGTGGGAGCaatttctgggtttgttttggttcTGGCCATGGCTCTCGCCGGCGTGCTTATGCTGGAGCGGATGCTCCAGAAGCGTGGAGGCACAAGCCTTTTGAGTTTTGTCAGTGAGACTGAGACTGAGACTCTGGTACCTCAGACTGAGATAGTGAAAAAGGAACAAGTCCAGCATGAGAATAATGAGCAGGGTAGGGCACAGAGTACCTTCTAGTTCTAATTAGCAAAGTCATTTATTAATTGCATGTTGATGTTGATGGTTAATTAGCTAtggtaaattttaaaactcttGGGTTTTAGTTGTTTTTGGCGTCTTAGTAAGCAATTTCGAACATGACAATTAAGAATTCCTCAGTTGTCTCAGCAACCCATTAGCCGatgattaattttttgtttatttttattttcaatgctAGTTAGTATGTCTCTTTGTGGAGCTTTCTGTATCTGTGTTTTTGTTGGACTGCAATACTTCTATGTTTGAAACTATACTGTATAGAAAATCATGTTTAGCCATTTGAATGTTGAATTGAATTCCTCATGGTTTTCTGTCTACAGATGATATGGCCGGTCTTGCTCTTGAAGAACAAGAGGATTTCGCAACATTCGATGAGGTTTACTGTGATTTTGAGTACATGGGATTGCAATGTAATCTTCTGAGAGGCATTTTTGCTTATGGTAAGCATTTATGATTACATGggctttgcttttttgtatGATACAATGGCTTTCCCTTTTGAAGTTGTCATGATTTATCCTAGAAAACTAGGAatccatttattttctttttgttaatttactttttataatttagtttccaattttttgtttttccattaGGCAACATTATCCAGTACTTTCtttcaaaacagaaaagaaaatactatCTTCATCTCTACCTTTTGCCTTGATATTTCAAGTGTATGATTCTGGTTTTGTTTGGAAGGTTTTGAGAAGCCTTCTGCAAGTCAGCGAAGGGGCATTGTTCCTTTCTGCGAAGGCCTGGATGTGATTCAACAAGCTCAGCCTGGAACTGGAAAAAGAGCTACTTTCTGCTGCGGAATTTTGGAGCAACTTAATATTGATTTGGTCGAGTGCCAGGCTTTGGTTTTGGCACCTACCAGGGCCTCGGCACTGAAGACTGAGAAAGTTATGCTAGCACTTGGCGACTATCTTGGGCTGAGGGTTTATGCTTGTGTCCGTGGCAGAACTCGTCATGAGGGTCAACGCATTCTTCACGCCGGTGTTCATGTTGTTGTTGGCACTCCTGATTGTGTATTTGAAATGTTGAGTAGCCAGAACCTTTACCCAGATCACATAGATATGATTGTATTGGATGAGGCTGGTGAAATGCTTACCGGGAGCTTCAATGATGAGGTTAGTTATCATGAACTTCTTTTGCCAAACAGTGtgacatgttatgttgtttTCGCATTGAATGTATGATCTAGATTGATAGAACGACAACATAACACACTACATTATATATGCAAGAGCCCTTGTTATGCATTAAGATTG
It encodes:
- the LOC18782110 gene encoding eukaryotic initiation factor 4A-11, with translation MAGVAPEGSQFDAKQYDTKMSELLSTDGQEFFTSYDEVYESFDSMGLQENLLRGIYAYGFEKPSAIQQRGIVPFCKGLDVIQQAQSGTGKTATFCSGILQQLDYAVVQCQALVLAPTRELAQQIEKVMRALGDYLGVKVHACVGGTSVREDQRILQAGVHVVVGTPGRVFDMLRRQSLRPDYIKMFVLDEADEMLSRGFKDQIYDIFQLLPSKVQVGVFSATMPPEALEITRKFMNKPVRILVKRDELTLEGIKQFYVNVDKEEWKLETLCDLYETLAITQSVIFVNTRRKVDWLTDKMRSRDHTVSATHGDMDQNTRDIIMREFRSGSSRVLITTDLLARGIDVQQVSLVINYDLPTQPENYLHRIGRSGRFGRKGVAINFVTRDDERMLYDIQRFYNVVIEELPSNVADLL
- the LOC18782151 gene encoding eukaryotic initiation factor 4A-6; the encoded protein is MLQKRGGTSLLSFVSETETETLVPQTEIVKKEQVQHENNEQDDMAGLALEEQEDFATFDEVYCDFEYMGLQCNLLRGIFAYGFEKPSASQRRGIVPFCEGLDVIQQAQPGTGKRATFCCGILEQLNIDLVECQALVLAPTRASALKTEKVMLALGDYLGLRVYACVRGRTRHEGQRILHAGVHVVVGTPDCVFEMLSSQNLYPDHIDMIVLDEAGEMLTGSFNDEILHIFQLLPSPVQVGVFSATMPPEVLEVTRKFMTNTKPVRIIVEHDELTLEGIKQFYVNVEEEEWKLDTVCELHDSLSTYPTVIFVDTTHKVEWLTDRMRSLDHTVSAIHVDTDLNTRDTILREFRTGSCTVLITTDHLARCMDVQQARVVVNYDLPNQPENYLHRIGRSGSFGSKSVVINFMIRNEERKVLDIQRFYKLVIEELPADFAHLF